The proteins below come from a single Nocardioides eburneiflavus genomic window:
- a CDS encoding oxygenase MpaB family protein has product MHAPGRFDNLHRIRSLDPEVDHDEILRLTARYEFPWDYVQGTGIAFMRDYGVPPIAELLDRTREFADHGVKRYDDTILIGDEATLDGIDSPRSHAALRRLNRIHGHYDITAADFAYVLATTIVGPVRWIEAYGWRPLDPVELAAIAKVTTRFGELMGLKDLPATYDGYLALLVDHERRHFAHTPAATRLAEASIAIAKEVAPPPLRPLLRRVTIAVMDEPLREALGLPRQPRWFVRAVRGGLRLRGRLLRFAPPRRTAYVHRPSTYPHGHRLEDLGPLSMLDELNAHPATGGHHRA; this is encoded by the coding sequence GTGCACGCGCCCGGTCGCTTCGACAACCTCCACCGGATCCGGTCGCTGGACCCGGAGGTCGACCACGACGAGATCCTGCGGCTGACCGCCCGCTACGAGTTCCCCTGGGACTACGTGCAGGGCACCGGCATCGCGTTCATGCGCGACTACGGCGTCCCCCCGATCGCCGAGCTCCTCGACCGCACCCGCGAGTTTGCCGACCACGGCGTCAAGCGCTACGACGACACCATCCTGATCGGCGACGAGGCCACGCTCGACGGCATCGACTCACCGCGCTCGCACGCCGCGCTGCGCCGGCTCAACCGCATCCACGGCCACTACGACATCACGGCCGCGGACTTCGCCTACGTCCTCGCCACGACCATCGTCGGTCCGGTCCGGTGGATCGAGGCCTACGGCTGGCGTCCCCTCGACCCGGTCGAGCTCGCCGCGATCGCGAAGGTCACCACCCGCTTCGGCGAGCTGATGGGCCTCAAGGACCTGCCCGCGACGTACGACGGCTACCTCGCCCTGCTGGTCGACCACGAGCGCCGCCACTTCGCCCACACGCCGGCCGCGACCCGGCTCGCCGAGGCGTCGATCGCCATCGCGAAGGAGGTCGCCCCTCCCCCGCTACGCCCGCTGCTGCGCCGCGTCACGATCGCGGTGATGGACGAGCCGCTGCGCGAGGCGCTCGGCCTGCCGCGGCAGCCGCGCTGGTTCGTGCGTGCCGTACGGGGCGGGCTGCGGCTGCGCGGCCGGCTGCTCCGGTTCGCGCCACCGCGGCGCACGGCGTACGTCCACCGCCCGAGCACCTACCCGCACGGCCACCGGCTCGAGGACCTCGGACCGCTGTCGATGCTCGACGAGCTCAACGCCCACCCCGCCACAGGAGGACACCACCGTGCCTGA
- a CDS encoding acyl-CoA dehydrogenase family protein, translating to MPERPSILEQEHEDFRAVARAFFDKEVAPHHAAWEQAGIVDREVWRRAGERGLLCFDVDEAYGGPGIKDFRYNMVLAEESARAGASGPGFAVHTDIIVPYLSSLGTEEQKQRWLPGCVSGDLVTAIAMTEPGAGSDLQGIRTTAVDAGDHYVLNGSKTFISNGILSDLVVVVCRTNPDAGHQGISLLVVERGMEGFERGRNLAKMGLHAQDTAELSFTDVRVPKENLLGAEGSGFVSLMENLPQERISIGCIAVAAVEHVLDLCLAYAKEREAFGRPIGKFQHNRFVLAEMATEAHIARVFINDCVLRLNEGSVDTALASMAKWWTTELQKRVVDAGVQLHGGYGYMDEYPISKAYTDSRIQTIYGGTTEIQKEIIGRMLGL from the coding sequence GTGCCTGAGCGCCCCAGCATCCTCGAGCAGGAGCACGAGGACTTCCGCGCCGTCGCGCGCGCGTTCTTCGACAAGGAGGTCGCGCCCCACCACGCCGCGTGGGAGCAGGCCGGCATCGTCGACCGCGAGGTGTGGCGCCGGGCCGGCGAGCGCGGGCTGCTGTGCTTCGACGTCGACGAGGCGTACGGCGGGCCGGGCATCAAGGACTTCCGCTACAACATGGTGCTCGCCGAGGAGTCGGCGCGCGCCGGCGCATCAGGCCCGGGCTTCGCCGTGCACACCGACATCATCGTGCCCTACCTCTCCTCCCTCGGCACCGAGGAGCAGAAGCAGCGCTGGCTGCCCGGCTGCGTGTCGGGCGACCTGGTCACGGCGATCGCGATGACCGAGCCGGGTGCGGGCTCGGACCTCCAGGGCATCCGTACGACGGCGGTCGACGCGGGCGACCACTACGTCCTCAACGGGTCCAAGACCTTCATCTCCAACGGCATCCTGTCCGACCTCGTCGTCGTGGTCTGCCGGACGAACCCAGACGCCGGGCACCAGGGCATCTCCCTGCTCGTCGTCGAGCGCGGGATGGAGGGCTTCGAGCGCGGCCGCAACCTCGCCAAGATGGGCCTGCACGCCCAGGACACCGCCGAGCTGTCGTTCACCGACGTGCGCGTGCCCAAGGAGAATTTGCTCGGCGCCGAAGGATCCGGCTTCGTCTCGCTGATGGAGAACCTGCCCCAGGAGCGCATCTCGATCGGCTGCATCGCGGTCGCGGCGGTCGAGCACGTCCTCGACCTGTGCCTGGCGTACGCCAAGGAGCGCGAGGCCTTCGGTCGTCCGATCGGGAAGTTCCAGCACAACCGCTTCGTGCTGGCCGAGATGGCGACCGAGGCCCACATCGCGCGGGTCTTCATCAACGACTGCGTGCTCAGGCTCAACGAGGGCTCGGTCGACACGGCGCTCGCGTCGATGGCGAAGTGGTGGACCACCGAGCTGCAGAAGCGCGTGGTCGACGCCGGCGTGCAGCTGCACGGGGGGTACGGCTACATGGACGAGTACCCGATCTCCAAGGCCTACACCGACTCGCGGATCCAGACGATCTACGGCGGGACGACCGAGATCCAGAAGGAGATCATCGGGCGGATGCTGGGGCTGTAG
- a CDS encoding LLM class F420-dependent oxidoreductase, translating to MRLATLLMYDGNPRKAADDVVALERAGLDSVWVAEAYGFDAPTLMGYLAARTETVQIGSGILNIYSRTPGALLQTAAGLDNVSQGRAILGLGVSGPQVIEGFHGVPYSRPMARTAEIVEIIRSGLKREPLSADGEFHLPLTKEHGAVTGLGKPLKLLTRPERDTIPIWIAALGPKNVEQTAEIADGWIPHLFHPEKAHLVWGDALAKGTAKRLDGLGPLQVMAGGMVAIGDGPETKALLDFARPVFALYVGGMGAKGKNFYNDVARAYGYEQEAEEIQDLYLAGKKKEAAALVPTEWLEAANLVGPESYVRERIEAFREAGVTDLNITPVSDDPAATVAQVKEWVS from the coding sequence ATGCGCCTCGCCACCCTCCTGATGTACGACGGCAACCCCCGCAAGGCGGCCGACGACGTGGTCGCGCTGGAGCGGGCCGGGCTCGACAGCGTGTGGGTCGCGGAGGCGTACGGCTTCGACGCACCGACGCTGATGGGCTATCTCGCCGCGCGGACCGAGACCGTGCAGATCGGGTCGGGGATCCTCAACATCTACTCGCGCACGCCTGGCGCCCTGCTGCAGACCGCCGCCGGCCTCGACAACGTCAGCCAGGGCCGCGCGATCCTCGGTCTCGGCGTCAGCGGACCGCAGGTGATCGAGGGCTTCCACGGCGTGCCCTACAGCCGGCCGATGGCGCGGACCGCGGAGATCGTCGAGATCATCCGCAGCGGCCTCAAGCGCGAGCCACTGTCGGCCGACGGTGAGTTCCACCTCCCGCTGACCAAGGAGCACGGCGCGGTCACCGGGCTCGGCAAGCCGCTCAAGCTCCTCACCCGGCCCGAGCGCGACACCATTCCGATCTGGATCGCTGCCCTCGGCCCGAAGAACGTCGAGCAGACCGCCGAGATCGCGGACGGTTGGATCCCGCACCTGTTCCACCCCGAGAAGGCGCACCTGGTCTGGGGCGACGCCCTCGCGAAGGGCACCGCGAAGCGGCTCGACGGCCTCGGTCCACTGCAGGTGATGGCCGGCGGCATGGTCGCGATCGGCGATGGCCCCGAGACCAAGGCGCTGCTCGACTTCGCCCGACCGGTCTTCGCGCTCTACGTGGGGGGCATGGGAGCGAAGGGCAAGAACTTCTACAACGACGTCGCCCGCGCCTACGGCTACGAGCAGGAGGCCGAGGAGATCCAGGACCTCTACCTCGCCGGCAAGAAGAAGGAGGCCGCCGCGCTCGTCCCCACCGAGTGGCTCGAGGCCGCCAACCTCGTCGGACCGGAGTCCTACGTCAGGGAGCGCATCGAGGCCTTCCGCGAGGCCGGCGTCACCGACCTCAACATCACCCCGGTCAGCGACGACCCCGCCGCCACCGTGGCGCAGGTCAAGGAATGGGTGTCCTGA
- a CDS encoding BTAD domain-containing putative transcriptional regulator, translating into MAGVGIAVLGPLTIDDSGTLGRRDRVILEALVARAGRPVSTDQLADAVWGDRPPASAAKNIQGCVVRLRKLLGQDAIVTSADGYQLALPAGEVDSQRFERGVARSRELLVLGEHDRAAFQLTEALALWRGEPFGALEGWVGAESEVRRLQELRLDAEELRIEAHIGAGRYRDVLAEAQALVSAAPVRERRWALLAHAQYLTGRQGDALRTIHQLKSVLSEHLGIDPGPDVVALEGAILRQDDSLLGSAAPAEARATCPYQGLLAFELDDVERFFGREDDVESCHRVLRRSPLLALVGPSGSGKSSLLRAGLAAALRDAGQASVVIMPGRRPLQALTVLGGAPASTALLVDQFEEVFTLCEDTAERAGFIGRLVAELHTRTVVIALRSDRLADLAAHPDLSVHVEEGLHLVAGLGEEGLRQAVEAPARQAGLHLEPGLVDLLVREVEGDPGALPLFSHALLETWKRREGNTLTVDGYRASGGIHGAVAQSAERLYAETDREHRPMLRDLVLRLVSPGPDGEPVRTRVPRRLIAADADHDQMVDALVAARLVTSDDGALEITHEALARAWPRLRSWLDDDVEGQRLLHHLSAAADAWDSMGRPDSELYRGVRLVRALDWKDRTTSALTETERAFLDRARTVAEIEEQTAAERARSQARLIRRLRIVLGGAVALLVLALAAGGVAAVQSDRANENAARAARAAVAADAGRVGVRAQVVRDFSLPLLLAVAGARLDDSSETRANLFTTLARQPKLIRSAEPGGGYLNYPLVSRDGRWIASGDDSNRLHLYDTATNRLVNSWEAEPPTELGPGWIMSAFSPDSRRLAVVPYSVRSSEPVVLLDRDSMQESAVQLAPAGARPFIAIDVRFSADGSHLAAAMFSARKPGPLAQGTPAWVMVWDLRSPSEPPARIPTGILGQLVALSPDGRILYTNRPVTAWDVESGEVLWQREELESSALDITFEGDILAIEDHATLTDVLLLDSTDGTTVRTLGGHRDWPNDARFSPDGSLLGTVTRSGELAVWEVATGRHLHRWFTYDAWGVGFSPDNRLVHTGGGADTMLRTWDISYQDTFVRRTARVDGPALFARADVSPDGGRVAYSWIEDEQGWITFTDPATGAATPPTRVPVVEDQRWFGTWPVGAWHPDSGQYAVQGCADRCGKRGIVTVLDAATGTVIGRRDVVDRIQGDEWSDGNVWSLEYIDDGRSLLVSDAWRTGPRGRTLVLDSETLEPRGEAFDVPSQCCATAIGSGTAALVFETGLDGESERWRIVDSDGGEVIHEGVLEDFAWSSASSPDGSVVAVAGYNGEVVTIDVATGDVLRRSLRLGTEALWVRYSDDGARLVTGDTEGGVTLWDAATLERLGTVYPPHRGAPVSDVPASPCNGGGQDTCAGSGAEFIGDSHDVVIASYDGSIYRWDTDVDRALDFACQMAGRDLTEAEWEQYLPAQPYESVCPQD; encoded by the coding sequence GTGGCGGGAGTGGGCATAGCCGTACTGGGCCCGCTGACCATCGACGACTCGGGCACGCTGGGACGGCGGGACAGGGTCATCCTGGAAGCGCTGGTGGCACGCGCCGGGCGACCCGTGAGCACCGACCAGCTCGCCGACGCCGTGTGGGGCGACCGGCCGCCGGCCTCCGCGGCCAAGAACATCCAGGGCTGCGTCGTCCGGCTCCGCAAGCTCCTCGGCCAGGACGCCATCGTGACGTCTGCTGACGGCTACCAGCTCGCGCTGCCCGCCGGCGAGGTGGACTCCCAGCGATTCGAACGCGGCGTGGCCCGTAGCCGCGAGCTGCTCGTGCTCGGCGAGCACGACCGGGCCGCCTTCCAGCTCACCGAGGCCCTGGCCCTGTGGCGGGGCGAGCCATTCGGCGCCCTGGAAGGCTGGGTCGGCGCCGAGTCCGAGGTACGCCGCCTGCAGGAGCTGCGCCTGGACGCCGAGGAGCTGCGCATCGAGGCGCACATCGGTGCCGGCCGGTATCGCGACGTCCTCGCCGAGGCGCAGGCCTTGGTCAGCGCCGCACCGGTGCGGGAGCGCCGGTGGGCTCTCCTGGCCCACGCCCAGTACCTGACCGGCCGGCAGGGCGATGCGCTGCGCACCATCCACCAGCTCAAGTCCGTGCTCTCCGAGCACCTCGGCATCGACCCGGGGCCGGACGTCGTGGCGCTGGAGGGCGCGATCCTGCGCCAGGACGACTCGCTGCTGGGCTCGGCGGCTCCCGCCGAGGCACGAGCGACCTGCCCGTACCAGGGGCTCCTCGCCTTCGAACTCGACGACGTCGAGCGCTTCTTCGGCCGTGAGGACGACGTCGAGTCATGCCACCGGGTGCTGCGCCGCAGCCCGCTGCTCGCGCTGGTCGGGCCGTCCGGGTCGGGGAAGTCGTCGCTCCTCCGCGCCGGTCTGGCGGCGGCGCTGCGCGACGCCGGTCAGGCCAGCGTGGTGATCATGCCGGGCCGGCGGCCCCTCCAGGCGTTGACCGTCCTGGGCGGAGCGCCCGCGTCGACCGCGCTGCTCGTCGACCAGTTCGAGGAGGTCTTCACCCTCTGCGAGGACACCGCGGAACGGGCCGGGTTCATCGGACGGCTGGTGGCCGAGCTCCACACCCGTACGGTGGTCATCGCCCTGCGCTCGGACCGGCTGGCCGACCTGGCGGCGCACCCCGACCTGAGCGTCCACGTCGAGGAGGGACTGCATCTCGTCGCCGGGCTGGGCGAGGAGGGTCTCCGTCAGGCTGTCGAGGCACCGGCCCGCCAGGCAGGTCTCCACCTCGAGCCCGGCCTCGTGGACCTGCTCGTCCGTGAGGTGGAGGGCGATCCCGGTGCCCTGCCGCTGTTCTCGCACGCGCTGCTGGAGACCTGGAAGCGCCGGGAGGGGAACACGCTCACCGTGGACGGGTACCGCGCCAGCGGCGGCATCCACGGAGCGGTCGCCCAGTCGGCCGAGCGGCTGTACGCCGAGACCGACCGCGAGCACCGGCCGATGCTCCGCGACCTGGTCCTGCGGCTGGTCTCGCCGGGGCCTGATGGAGAGCCCGTACGCACGCGGGTGCCACGACGCCTCATCGCCGCGGATGCCGACCACGACCAGATGGTCGACGCGCTCGTGGCGGCACGGCTGGTGACCAGCGACGACGGCGCCCTGGAGATCACCCACGAGGCGCTCGCACGGGCCTGGCCGCGCCTGCGCTCCTGGCTCGACGACGACGTCGAGGGGCAGCGGCTGCTGCACCACCTCTCGGCCGCGGCGGATGCCTGGGACTCGATGGGCCGCCCGGACAGCGAGCTGTACCGCGGCGTGCGCCTGGTCCGTGCGCTGGACTGGAAGGACCGTACGACGTCCGCCCTCACCGAGACCGAGCGCGCGTTCCTCGACCGGGCACGCACGGTCGCCGAGATCGAGGAGCAGACCGCCGCTGAGCGAGCACGCTCGCAGGCCCGGTTGATCCGCCGGCTGCGGATCGTGCTCGGCGGAGCGGTCGCGCTCCTGGTTCTGGCGCTGGCGGCCGGGGGTGTCGCCGCCGTCCAGTCCGACCGCGCCAACGAGAACGCCGCCCGGGCGGCTCGAGCAGCTGTCGCGGCCGACGCCGGGCGGGTCGGCGTCCGGGCGCAGGTGGTCCGTGACTTCAGCCTTCCACTGCTGCTCGCGGTCGCGGGTGCGCGCCTCGACGACTCGAGCGAGACCCGCGCCAACCTGTTCACCACGTTGGCCCGGCAGCCCAAGCTGATCCGTTCGGCCGAGCCCGGAGGCGGCTACCTGAACTACCCCCTCGTCAGCCGGGACGGCCGCTGGATCGCGTCCGGAGACGACTCGAACCGGCTGCATCTCTACGACACCGCCACGAATCGGCTGGTGAACAGCTGGGAGGCGGAGCCACCTACCGAGCTGGGCCCCGGGTGGATCATGTCGGCGTTCAGCCCCGACAGCCGGCGGCTGGCCGTCGTGCCCTACAGCGTTCGGTCCAGCGAGCCGGTGGTCCTGCTCGACAGGGACTCCATGCAGGAGAGCGCCGTGCAGCTCGCGCCGGCAGGCGCCCGCCCGTTCATCGCGATCGACGTCCGGTTCAGCGCCGACGGGAGCCACCTCGCGGCGGCGATGTTCTCCGCGCGGAAGCCCGGACCCCTCGCGCAGGGGACACCCGCCTGGGTCATGGTCTGGGACCTGCGCTCACCGTCCGAGCCCCCCGCCCGAATCCCGACGGGCATCCTTGGCCAGTTGGTGGCCCTCAGCCCGGACGGACGGATCCTCTACACCAACCGGCCCGTGACCGCCTGGGACGTGGAGTCGGGCGAGGTGCTCTGGCAGCGCGAGGAGCTCGAGTCGAGCGCCCTGGACATCACCTTCGAGGGTGACATCCTCGCCATCGAGGACCACGCGACCCTGACCGACGTGCTGCTCCTTGACTCGACCGACGGCACGACGGTGCGCACGCTCGGCGGTCACCGCGACTGGCCGAACGACGCCCGCTTCTCTCCGGACGGCTCGCTGCTGGGCACTGTCACGCGCAGCGGGGAGCTGGCAGTGTGGGAGGTAGCCACCGGCCGGCATCTGCACCGATGGTTCACCTACGACGCCTGGGGCGTCGGGTTCAGCCCGGACAACCGCCTCGTCCACACGGGTGGTGGCGCCGACACGATGCTCCGCACGTGGGACATCTCCTACCAGGACACTTTCGTGCGCCGGACCGCCCGGGTCGACGGACCGGCACTCTTCGCGCGCGCCGACGTGTCCCCCGACGGCGGGCGCGTCGCCTACAGCTGGATCGAGGACGAACAGGGCTGGATCACGTTCACCGACCCGGCCACCGGCGCGGCCACGCCGCCGACGCGTGTCCCGGTTGTCGAGGACCAGCGGTGGTTCGGCACCTGGCCGGTGGGTGCATGGCATCCCGACAGCGGGCAGTACGCAGTACAGGGGTGCGCCGACCGGTGCGGCAAGAGAGGGATCGTGACGGTCCTGGACGCAGCAACGGGAACCGTCATCGGGCGCCGCGACGTCGTCGACCGGATCCAGGGGGACGAGTGGTCGGACGGCAACGTCTGGTCGCTGGAATACATCGATGACGGGCGCAGCCTGCTGGTGAGTGATGCATGGCGAACGGGGCCGCGCGGCCGGACTCTGGTCCTCGACAGCGAGACCCTCGAGCCTCGAGGCGAAGCGTTCGACGTCCCGTCGCAGTGCTGCGCCACGGCGATCGGGTCGGGGACCGCGGCGCTCGTCTTCGAGACCGGCTTGGACGGTGAGTCCGAGCGGTGGCGGATCGTCGACTCCGACGGCGGCGAGGTCATCCACGAGGGCGTGCTCGAAGACTTCGCGTGGTCCTCGGCGTCGTCCCCGGACGGGTCGGTCGTGGCCGTGGCCGGCTACAACGGCGAGGTCGTGACCATCGACGTCGCGACCGGCGACGTGCTGCGCCGGTCCCTCCGCCTCGGCACGGAGGCGCTGTGGGTCCGGTACTCCGACGACGGCGCGCGCCTGGTGACCGGTGACACCGAGGGCGGCGTCACCCTCTGGGACGCCGCGACTCTGGAGCGCCTCGGCACCGTCTACCCGCCCCACCGCGGGGCGCCCGTGTCGGACGTGCCCGCGTCCCCGTGCAACGGCGGGGGCCAGGACACGTGCGCCGGCTCCGGCGCGGAGTTCATCGGCGACAGCCACGACGTGGTGATCGCGTCGTACGACGGGTCCATCTACCGGTGGGACACCGACGTCGACCGGGCCCTCGACTTCGCGTGCCAGATGGCCGGGCGGGACCTGACCGAGGCGGAGTGGGAGCAGTACCTGCCCGCCCAGCCCTACGAATCCGTCTGCCCGCAGGACTGA